In Vibrio sp. FE10, the following are encoded in one genomic region:
- a CDS encoding heavy metal translocating P-type ATPase yields the protein MCESCYHCGEDVPAETDFKVEILGAVRPMCCPGCETVAQTIIDSGLVSYYQYRTAPAEKADLVPEQLLALSHYDNEDVQLEFVRSSENTSEVTLSLEGVSCAACAWLIEKQVSSKAGVDSIRVNTTTNRALLSWDNTQVKLSELLSAIHTLGYKAAPFEADQQEAAYHRSMKNYLYRLGVAGLATMQVMMLAVALYLEVFGSLEPEFKSYFRWVSLIFATPVLLYSALPFYINAWRSIKGRTLGMDVPVSIALLFAYVASLVATVTEQGEVFFESISMFTFFLLLGRFLEMRARRKAAAASGNLLKLVPAMATTLDGEQVPVKTLKVGDQIRVLPGEHIPADGKVLSGRIHIDESMLTGESLHVVKNEGDTVFAGTLNGDESFELEVMTSKADSVISNIVRLQDEAQLSKPRIAEIADVVARYFVAVILIISFGTWFYWHQTRPEDAFWIMLSVLVATCPCALSLATPTAITCSTSRMGNFGILLRKGHVFETLCKVNHLIIDKTGTLTEGDIRISKVETFADLDKETCLQVAASLEQHANHPIAKAFKTHTSDDIEVESVNNVIGSGITGEWNGQEVAIGSSEFILGEAQPSESNGIYLSMAGRHIATFTYEDPIRKESIEFIKQFKEAGIKTTLLTGDSLINAKPVAAEIGITDIVANAKPEDKLAYLNSRDASDITMMVGDGINDAPILAGAHLSVAMGGGTDVAKASADMVLLGDKLDRLLKSRTLALKTRKIIRENLAWSLGYNLLILPLAVAGLVAPYIAVVGMSASSIIVVSNSLRLLKEQGK from the coding sequence ATGTGTGAATCCTGTTATCACTGCGGTGAAGATGTACCAGCGGAAACGGATTTTAAAGTAGAAATCTTAGGGGCGGTTCGACCTATGTGTTGTCCGGGTTGCGAAACCGTAGCTCAGACAATCATAGATAGCGGTTTGGTCTCTTATTACCAATACCGTACTGCTCCAGCTGAAAAAGCAGATCTGGTGCCAGAGCAGCTTCTGGCACTCAGCCATTACGACAACGAAGATGTTCAATTAGAGTTTGTCCGTAGCTCTGAAAATACCTCAGAGGTGACATTGTCACTAGAAGGTGTCTCTTGTGCGGCTTGTGCATGGCTTATTGAAAAGCAAGTGTCCTCAAAAGCCGGCGTTGACAGTATTCGCGTTAACACGACTACCAACCGTGCCCTGCTCAGCTGGGACAACACTCAAGTTAAACTCAGTGAGTTGTTATCGGCAATCCACACCCTAGGCTACAAAGCGGCGCCATTCGAGGCTGATCAACAAGAAGCGGCCTACCATCGCTCGATGAAGAATTATCTCTATCGTCTTGGTGTTGCGGGTTTAGCGACCATGCAAGTCATGATGTTAGCTGTGGCGCTTTATCTCGAAGTGTTTGGCAGTCTTGAGCCTGAATTTAAAAGCTACTTTCGTTGGGTGAGTTTGATCTTCGCAACGCCAGTACTGCTCTACTCTGCATTACCGTTCTATATTAACGCTTGGCGTAGTATCAAAGGCCGAACCTTGGGAATGGATGTTCCTGTGTCGATTGCTTTGCTATTTGCTTACGTTGCGAGTTTGGTGGCAACGGTAACAGAGCAAGGCGAAGTGTTCTTTGAATCTATCTCGATGTTTACCTTCTTCTTGCTTCTAGGACGTTTCTTAGAGATGAGAGCGCGTCGTAAGGCGGCAGCTGCGAGTGGTAACCTGCTTAAGCTTGTTCCCGCAATGGCAACAACGTTGGACGGTGAGCAAGTTCCGGTAAAAACCTTGAAGGTTGGCGACCAGATTCGCGTTCTTCCTGGCGAGCATATCCCCGCGGATGGCAAAGTACTGTCTGGTAGAATTCACATCGATGAATCCATGTTAACTGGCGAATCGCTCCATGTCGTTAAGAATGAAGGCGATACCGTTTTTGCTGGCACACTCAATGGTGATGAATCGTTTGAATTGGAAGTAATGACCTCTAAAGCGGATTCGGTTATTTCTAATATCGTTCGTCTTCAAGATGAAGCTCAACTTTCCAAGCCTAGAATTGCTGAAATTGCCGATGTAGTAGCGCGATACTTTGTCGCGGTTATCTTAATCATTTCATTCGGGACTTGGTTCTACTGGCACCAAACACGACCAGAAGACGCATTCTGGATCATGCTTTCAGTATTAGTGGCTACCTGCCCTTGCGCTCTGTCTCTTGCGACACCGACCGCGATTACGTGTTCAACATCTCGTATGGGTAACTTCGGTATTTTGCTGCGCAAAGGCCACGTATTTGAAACCTTGTGTAAAGTGAACCACTTAATCATCGATAAAACGGGCACGCTGACTGAAGGTGATATTCGTATCAGCAAAGTCGAGACGTTTGCTGATCTTGATAAAGAAACATGCCTGCAAGTCGCGGCGAGCTTAGAACAACACGCTAACCACCCTATCGCTAAAGCGTTTAAAACTCATACTTCAGATGATATCGAAGTGGAGTCGGTGAACAACGTGATTGGTTCAGGTATAACTGGTGAGTGGAATGGGCAAGAAGTGGCGATTGGTAGTAGCGAGTTCATTCTAGGTGAAGCTCAGCCATCTGAAAGTAACGGTATTTACTTGTCGATGGCTGGTCGTCATATCGCAACATTCACTTATGAAGACCCGATTCGTAAAGAAAGTATCGAGTTCATTAAGCAATTCAAAGAAGCGGGAATCAAAACTACGCTGCTGACTGGCGATTCTTTGATTAACGCGAAACCTGTTGCGGCAGAGATTGGTATTACTGACATTGTTGCTAACGCGAAACCAGAAGATAAACTGGCTTACCTTAACTCTAGAGACGCAAGCGACATCACCATGATGGTTGGCGATGGCATCAACGATGCGCCTATTCTTGCGGGTGCACACCTTTCGGTTGCTATGGGTGGCGGTACGGATGTAGCGAAAGCCTCTGCTGATATGGTGTTATTGGGCGATAAACTCGATAGATTACTTAAATCACGTACATTGGCGCTTAAAACGCGTAAGATAATCCGTGAGAACTTAGCGTGGTCGTTGGGGTATAACCTACTTATTCTTCCATTGGCTGTCGCAGGTTTGGTTGCTCCGTACATTGCCGTTGTTGGCATGTCTGCTAGCTCTATTATTGTTGTGTCTAACTCGTTAAGGCTTTTAAAAGAGCAAGGTAAATAA
- a CDS encoding FixH family protein, translating into MVQPWYKQFWPWFLLFLTVGVSMLTLVRVAILTNHSIHLVSEDYYKKGKGINVDISKVNIAKELGLSASVNEKGNSVIITLNKGKLDHFPAINAMFAHRTLPDRDFTQLLTADASGNYTLTLDHEMQGPWFIELSPHDSEWLVQGRMNFPIDTPTQLTN; encoded by the coding sequence ATGGTTCAGCCTTGGTATAAGCAGTTTTGGCCGTGGTTTTTACTCTTTCTAACCGTTGGCGTTTCTATGCTAACGTTGGTTCGAGTTGCGATACTGACCAACCATTCAATTCACCTTGTAAGTGAAGATTACTATAAAAAGGGAAAAGGCATTAATGTCGACATTTCAAAAGTCAACATTGCTAAAGAGCTTGGCCTATCGGCTTCAGTTAACGAGAAAGGTAACTCGGTTATCATTACTCTAAACAAAGGCAAGCTTGACCACTTCCCTGCTATTAACGCAATGTTCGCACACCGAACGTTACCTGACCGTGATTTCACTCAGCTACTGACGGCTGATGCGAGCGGCAACTACACTTTGACTCTGGACCACGAAATGCAAGGCCCTTGGTTTATCGAGCTTTCTCCGCATGATTCTGAATGGTTAGTGCAAGGTCGCATGAACTTCCCTATTGATACTCCTACTCAACTAACGAACTAA
- the ccoP gene encoding cytochrome-c oxidase, cbb3-type subunit III, which translates to MSTFWSIWVTVITIGTLIGCAALLRWCSNDKTGVEPGHDMGHEYDGIRELNNPLPKWWTYLFISTIVFAAVYLALYPGLGNFKGLLGWTSSNQTVRSVEESRSAIAAAQANKQLDEYAKELDDANTYFGEAFKKLAHDENGLRSVPDIASDAEAIKVGQRLFLQNCSQCHGSDARGQKGFPNLTDDAWLYGGEPQAIVTTIMHGRVGQMPGWKDALGEEGVKEVVSYTLSLSGRSVNAREAEAGKARFVVCAACHGTDGKGNPAVGAPDLTDRDWLFGDSRADVTETVMYGRSGVMPAWKDILGEDKVQLVSSYVWSLSNSDKE; encoded by the coding sequence ATGAGTACATTCTGGAGTATTTGGGTAACAGTAATCACAATCGGTACGCTGATTGGTTGTGCAGCCTTACTTCGTTGGTGTTCCAACGATAAAACAGGTGTAGAACCAGGTCATGATATGGGCCACGAATACGATGGTATTCGTGAGCTTAATAACCCACTACCTAAGTGGTGGACATACCTTTTCATTAGCACAATTGTGTTTGCAGCTGTTTATCTAGCTCTATACCCAGGCCTTGGCAACTTTAAAGGTCTACTAGGTTGGACGAGTTCAAACCAAACAGTTCGTAGCGTAGAAGAGTCTCGCTCTGCAATCGCTGCAGCTCAAGCTAACAAACAGCTAGACGAGTACGCGAAAGAGCTTGATGACGCGAACACTTACTTTGGCGAAGCATTTAAGAAGCTAGCTCATGATGAGAACGGTCTACGTTCTGTTCCTGATATCGCATCTGATGCTGAAGCAATCAAAGTGGGTCAACGTTTGTTCCTACAAAACTGTTCTCAGTGTCACGGCTCTGATGCTCGTGGTCAAAAGGGCTTCCCTAACTTGACTGACGATGCATGGCTATATGGCGGTGAACCGCAAGCTATCGTTACTACCATCATGCATGGTCGTGTCGGTCAAATGCCAGGTTGGAAAGACGCTCTTGGCGAAGAAGGCGTAAAAGAAGTAGTTAGCTACACTCTTAGCCTTTCTGGTCGTAGCGTAAACGCACGTGAAGCAGAAGCTGGTAAAGCTCGCTTTGTAGTGTGTGCAGCGTGTCACGGTACTGATGGTAAGGGTAACCCTGCTGTTGGCGCTCCTGACCTGACTGACCGCGATTGGTTGTTTGGCGATTCTCGCGCAGATGTAACTGAAACAGTTATGTACGGACGTTCTGGCGTAATGCCTGCTTGGAAAGACATTCTAGGCGAAGACAAAGTACAGCTGGTTTCATCCTACGTGTGGAGCCTCAGTAACTCAGATAAAGAGTAA
- a CDS encoding cbb3-type cytochrome oxidase subunit 3 translates to MDIITFQSVWTVTVFACFIGIVWWAFGKNRKSRFDEDANLVFADETPAKDINQGVTK, encoded by the coding sequence ATGGACATTATTACATTTCAAAGTGTTTGGACTGTTACTGTTTTTGCTTGTTTCATCGGCATCGTTTGGTGGGCTTTCGGTAAAAACCGTAAGTCGCGTTTCGATGAAGATGCAAACCTAGTGTTCGCTGATGAAACACCTGCGAAAGATATAAATCAAGGAGTGACGAAGTAA
- the ccoO gene encoding cytochrome-c oxidase, cbb3-type subunit II yields the protein MSSNSNNRHELVEKNVGLLAILIVIAISFGALVEITPLIFQKQTTEPVENLRVYSALEMEGRDIYIREGCNVCHSQMIRPFRSETERYGHYSVAGESVWEHPFLWGSKRTGPDLARVGDRYSDEWHRVHLLDPRELVPESNMPGFPWLAENVLDGKLTKQKLELFRNQFGVPYTDEQIANAKQDVEGKTEMDAIIAYLQSLGHAMK from the coding sequence ATGAGCTCAAATTCAAATAATCGCCATGAGTTGGTCGAGAAAAACGTTGGTCTACTAGCGATCTTAATCGTTATCGCAATCAGCTTTGGTGCTTTAGTAGAAATCACTCCGCTTATTTTCCAAAAGCAGACGACTGAACCTGTAGAAAACCTACGCGTTTACTCTGCTCTGGAAATGGAAGGTCGTGATATTTACATTCGTGAAGGTTGTAACGTATGTCACAGCCAAATGATTCGTCCTTTCCGCTCTGAAACTGAACGTTACGGTCACTACTCTGTAGCGGGCGAAAGCGTTTGGGAACATCCATTCCTATGGGGTTCTAAGCGTACTGGTCCAGATCTAGCGCGTGTTGGTGATCGTTACTCTGATGAGTGGCACCGTGTTCACCTTCTAGACCCACGCGAACTTGTTCCTGAATCAAACATGCCTGGTTTCCCATGGCTTGCTGAGAATGTACTTGATGGCAAATTGACTAAGCAGAAGCTTGAACTCTTCCGCAATCAATTTGGTGTTCCTTACACAGACGAACAAATTGCTAACGCTAAACAAGATGTTGAAGGAAAAACAGAGATGGATGCAATCATCGCTTACCTTCAATCGCTTGGCCACGCAATGAAATAA
- the ccoN gene encoding cytochrome-c oxidase, cbb3-type subunit I: protein MQMSQEKQLEQNYNYTVVRQFTLVTILWGIVGMGVGVLIAAQLVWPQLNFDTPWLTYSRLRPLHTNAVIFAFGTSALFATSYYVVQRTCQTRLFGGPLVAFTFWGWQAIILSAAITLPLGLTSGKEYAELEWPIDIAITLVWVAYAVVFFGTMIKRKTSHIYVANWFFGAFIITVAVLHIVNSLAVPVSAFKSYSIYSGAIDAMVQWWYGHNAVGFLLTAGFLGMMYYFVPKQAGRPVYSYRLSIVHFWALVSLYIWAGPHHLHYTALPDWTQSLGMVMSLVLFAPSWGGMINGIMTLSGAWHKLRYDPILRFLIVSLSFYGMSTFEGPMMAIKTVNALSHYTDWTIGHVHSGALGWVAMVSIGSVYHLVPKLFGQERMYSVSLINVHFWLATIGTVFYIVAMWISGVMQGLMWRAVNSDGTLTYSFVESVEASYPFYFVRFLGGLIFLSGMFLLAYNTYKTVSAPKDSLKAIPQPA, encoded by the coding sequence ATGCAAATGAGCCAAGAAAAGCAGCTTGAACAAAACTACAACTATACGGTCGTCCGTCAATTTACCCTCGTTACAATTTTGTGGGGTATTGTCGGTATGGGCGTTGGTGTTTTGATTGCCGCTCAATTAGTTTGGCCACAGCTAAACTTTGATACGCCGTGGTTGACGTACAGTCGTTTACGTCCCCTGCATACTAATGCGGTTATTTTTGCGTTCGGTACAAGTGCGCTGTTTGCAACATCATATTATGTTGTTCAACGTACCTGTCAGACGCGTCTCTTTGGTGGCCCTCTCGTAGCCTTTACCTTTTGGGGTTGGCAAGCGATTATCCTGTCCGCTGCAATTACTTTACCGTTAGGTTTAACCTCTGGTAAAGAATACGCAGAACTTGAATGGCCAATCGATATTGCTATTACTCTTGTGTGGGTAGCTTATGCGGTCGTGTTCTTCGGAACTATGATTAAGCGTAAGACATCGCACATTTATGTAGCTAACTGGTTCTTCGGAGCCTTCATCATCACGGTTGCCGTGTTGCATATAGTGAACAGTCTAGCTGTTCCAGTATCTGCGTTTAAATCGTATTCGATTTACTCCGGTGCTATCGATGCAATGGTGCAATGGTGGTACGGACACAATGCGGTAGGCTTCCTATTGACAGCTGGTTTCCTAGGTATGATGTATTACTTCGTCCCTAAACAAGCTGGTCGCCCTGTTTACTCTTACCGTTTGTCGATTGTTCACTTCTGGGCTCTTGTGTCTCTGTATATCTGGGCTGGTCCTCACCACCTACACTACACTGCACTTCCAGACTGGACTCAGTCTCTAGGTATGGTTATGTCTTTGGTTCTGTTTGCTCCTTCTTGGGGTGGCATGATCAACGGTATTATGACTCTATCTGGCGCGTGGCATAAGCTTCGCTACGACCCAATCCTACGTTTCCTAATCGTTTCTCTATCATTCTACGGCATGTCGACTTTCGAAGGCCCGATGATGGCAATCAAAACGGTTAATGCACTATCTCACTACACGGACTGGACTATCGGTCACGTTCACTCTGGTGCGTTAGGTTGGGTTGCAATGGTTTCAATTGGTTCGGTTTACCACTTAGTTCCTAAACTATTTGGTCAAGAGCGTATGTACTCTGTATCTCTAATCAATGTTCACTTCTGGTTAGCAACGATTGGTACCGTTTTCTACATTGTTGCAATGTGGATCTCTGGTGTGATGCAAGGTCTGATGTGGCGTGCAGTTAACTCTGACGGTACATTGACTTACAGCTTTGTAGAATCTGTAGAAGCTTCTTACCCGTTCTACTTTGTACGTTTCTTAGGTGGTCTTATCTTCCTATCTGGTATGTTCTTACTGGCATACAACACGTACAAAACTGTTTCTGCACCTAAAGATAGCCTTAAAGCTATCCCTCAACCGGCTTAA
- a CDS encoding FIST signal transduction protein, translating to MKFRSKVSYSLDDKIAVDELLSGVETPEQIACLICYCTEEYSTLAVQRYLVDALPNTPIHGCTTCHGIMTETGFHSGPVIGVLIIYDSGINAYGTGIEHFSDSIEASTFRAIDKALINANREGEIPDLILLHSTPGNEEKVMAAIDTKFGTEVPIVGGSAADNQVSGNWSIFNEESLSINGVSLTVVFASQSIYSSLSSGHTPTQFSGTVTKVRNRILLEIDNRPATTVYNEWTNFHLGGSDDGYIFEKSTVYPLGRKVGSSYDYPYFKLSHSIRETECNGIELFTDINEGDTIYLMQGSKQQLISRAANIIHSSYYNDMDLEEKLGAINIFCAGPMLHLKQDMDEVCDQINQALNGLPYICPFTFGEQGRLSGGENAHGNLMVSSATFYRLKK from the coding sequence ATGAAATTTCGATCAAAAGTCTCTTATTCCTTAGATGATAAAATTGCGGTAGATGAGTTACTCTCGGGAGTTGAGACCCCAGAGCAGATAGCTTGTCTCATTTGCTACTGTACAGAAGAGTATTCAACACTCGCTGTACAGCGATATTTGGTAGACGCTCTTCCGAATACTCCTATCCACGGATGCACCACTTGCCACGGCATCATGACAGAAACTGGATTTCATTCAGGGCCAGTCATTGGTGTTCTTATCATCTATGATTCTGGGATCAATGCCTATGGAACTGGCATTGAGCACTTTTCGGATTCTATAGAAGCCAGCACCTTTAGAGCTATCGACAAAGCACTGATAAATGCTAATAGAGAAGGTGAAATACCTGACTTAATCTTACTTCATTCCACTCCTGGTAATGAAGAAAAGGTGATGGCGGCTATCGACACAAAATTTGGTACAGAAGTGCCCATTGTTGGGGGCAGTGCAGCTGACAATCAGGTGTCCGGAAATTGGAGCATATTCAACGAAGAATCGCTCTCTATTAACGGCGTCTCGTTGACCGTCGTATTTGCATCGCAATCTATATATTCATCACTAAGCTCAGGGCATACGCCAACTCAATTTTCAGGTACCGTCACCAAGGTAAGAAATCGAATACTATTAGAGATCGACAATAGGCCTGCAACCACCGTTTATAATGAGTGGACTAATTTTCATTTAGGTGGCAGTGATGATGGATATATTTTTGAGAAATCTACCGTTTATCCATTAGGCCGAAAAGTCGGCTCTTCTTACGATTACCCATATTTCAAGTTATCGCATTCGATCAGAGAAACTGAGTGTAATGGTATCGAGTTGTTCACTGATATAAATGAAGGCGACACCATTTATTTGATGCAGGGCTCTAAGCAACAACTTATCAGCCGTGCCGCCAACATCATTCATTCTTCTTATTATAACGACATGGATCTTGAAGAAAAATTAGGGGCGATCAACATCTTTTGCGCAGGACCAATGCTACACCTGAAACAAGATATGGATGAGGTCTGCGACCAGATAAATCAGGCACTTAACGGCCTGCCATACATCTGTCCATTTACTTTTGGCGAGCAAGGAAGGCTCTCTGGTGGGGAAAACGCGCACGGAAACTTGATGGTATCCTCAGCAACGTTTTATAGGTTAAAAAAGTAA
- a CDS encoding response regulator, with amino-acid sequence MSSEGQEALQEARIELQKLKLRERKLAEENRVILSTISAISKAGNISEIFSSLEFVLKKYIKFDDFIVVSRVGNHGAFKTLLTNNKVFEQMKWNDCGKLSRVINGECAILFEPKSLGEFNSLHPIVLDQINSVLITGIDSGLTQSVIIFIHSNTKHFSIETKATLNRFRPLIERAVFDIENKEKLEATVRERTAELVNARKEAEEANKAKSEFLAMMSHELRTPLNAIIGLIDTLKSTALTQDQQSILLNMSTSSELLLAIISDVLDFSKIESGCFSLAPQWNNVRDTVTFVLSEQRKAADSKGLALTVTTDIPEDELHYIDQSRLAQILFNLIGNAIKFTERGQVHVSIKYQQSSFYITVEDSGIGISAQQLSSLFSPFVQADSTITRRFGGTGLGLAITKRLVELMRGRIFVNSELGQGSKFEVQLPVSTRVVCDKTNRQNDLQIQEQPRSRYSVLVVEDNPTNQMVIKLILTRQGHEVFIASNGEEAIGFIERDSDSIDIILMDVSMPVMDGLTTTKYMREANIQTPIVALTAHTSVEDRFSCLDIGMNDFVTKPVRTKEITEAIDRLMLEV; translated from the coding sequence ATGAGTTCCGAAGGTCAAGAAGCGCTGCAAGAAGCTCGTATTGAACTACAAAAACTAAAACTCCGGGAACGAAAACTCGCTGAAGAGAATAGGGTGATCTTATCGACTATCTCTGCGATCAGTAAAGCGGGTAACATTTCCGAGATATTCTCTAGCTTGGAGTTTGTCCTCAAGAAATACATTAAATTCGACGACTTTATTGTGGTATCAAGAGTAGGGAACCACGGTGCTTTCAAAACCCTGCTAACCAATAACAAAGTCTTTGAACAGATGAAATGGAACGATTGCGGTAAGCTTTCGCGAGTCATCAATGGAGAATGCGCCATCCTTTTTGAACCCAAATCGCTGGGTGAATTCAACTCTTTGCATCCCATTGTTCTCGACCAAATTAACTCCGTTCTGATCACCGGTATTGATAGCGGCCTAACTCAATCCGTCATTATCTTTATCCACTCCAACACCAAACACTTCAGCATTGAAACCAAAGCGACATTGAACCGTTTCCGTCCTCTGATTGAACGAGCGGTCTTCGATATTGAGAACAAAGAGAAGCTTGAAGCAACGGTAAGAGAACGAACCGCAGAGCTCGTTAACGCAAGAAAGGAAGCAGAAGAAGCCAACAAAGCGAAATCTGAATTCCTAGCGATGATGAGTCATGAACTCAGGACACCGTTGAACGCTATTATTGGACTCATTGACACACTCAAATCCACCGCGCTAACTCAAGACCAGCAATCTATACTGCTTAATATGAGCACATCGTCTGAGCTTTTGTTGGCCATTATCAGTGATGTGTTGGATTTCTCTAAGATTGAATCTGGGTGTTTCTCGTTAGCACCTCAGTGGAACAACGTAAGAGACACTGTAACTTTTGTTTTATCCGAACAAAGAAAGGCCGCAGACAGCAAAGGTTTAGCCTTGACGGTGACAACTGATATCCCTGAAGACGAGCTTCATTATATCGACCAGAGTCGTTTGGCGCAGATCCTTTTTAATTTGATTGGCAATGCAATCAAGTTTACCGAGCGCGGACAAGTACATGTTTCGATCAAGTATCAACAAAGCTCGTTCTATATCACGGTAGAAGATTCAGGGATTGGAATCAGCGCGCAGCAGCTTTCGTCATTATTCAGTCCATTTGTTCAAGCCGATAGCACGATTACTAGAAGGTTCGGTGGCACAGGCTTAGGATTGGCGATCACCAAACGCCTTGTTGAGTTGATGCGAGGTCGAATCTTTGTAAACAGCGAACTAGGACAAGGCTCCAAATTCGAAGTGCAATTGCCAGTTTCGACGAGAGTCGTCTGTGACAAAACAAACAGACAAAATGATCTGCAGATTCAAGAACAACCAAGAAGTCGATACTCAGTATTGGTTGTAGAAGACAATCCAACCAATCAAATGGTCATAAAGTTAATCTTAACGCGACAAGGCCACGAGGTTTTCATTGCTAGCAATGGTGAGGAAGCCATTGGCTTCATCGAAAGAGACAGTGACTCAATAGACATAATCTTAATGGATGTGTCGATGCCGGTAATGGATGGATTAACGACAACCAAATACATGAGAGAAGCAAACATCCAAACACCAATTGTCGCGCTAACAGCACACACATCAGTAGAAGACCGATTTTCTTGTTTAGATATCGGCATGAATGATTTCGTGACTAAACCAGTTAGAACCAAAGAAATTACAGAAGCAATTGATAGGCTCATGCTTGAAGTCTAA
- a CDS encoding ISNCY family transposase has product MSEKEISRFKVIQDVCEHRLRRTDAAEILSLSERQVQRLMNKLREHGAASLTHASRGKPSNRRYSDEYRKEILSTIHKYYSDFSPTFAREKIIENHNLAISLETLRQWMIADNLWIPHSQRKPRVYQPRYRRDCLGELIQIDGSHHDWFEGRSDKCCLLVFIDDATGRLMNLRFSETESAFDYMLTTREYLNEHGKPIAFYSDKHSIFRVNQEKHKQVGQTQYGRVLKELAIELICANSSQAKGRVERANLTLQDRLVKEMRLQGIDTIEQANAWLPYFIADFNHRFAKPAQYPKDMHRPVRESKQELDDIFSWQETRKLSKSLTFQYDKVIYLIEPTKENSRLAHEHVKILDYPNGEIAIQYGHRKLEFKTFDKLEQVQQTQIVDNKRLGQVLKFAQQQQEEFEQQQQRTRSKKAPKRRAQQKALQTINPVLTEPFKASSRKT; this is encoded by the coding sequence ATGAGTGAAAAAGAAATTAGTCGATTCAAGGTTATTCAAGACGTCTGTGAACATCGTTTGCGTCGTACTGATGCGGCAGAGATACTTTCGTTAAGTGAGCGTCAAGTTCAAAGGTTAATGAACAAACTACGTGAACATGGTGCGGCTAGTTTAACCCATGCTTCTAGAGGTAAACCCAGTAATCGACGTTATTCTGACGAGTATCGCAAAGAGATTCTTTCGACTATCCATAAATACTATTCTGATTTCTCGCCCACATTTGCACGTGAAAAGATCATAGAAAATCATAATTTAGCTATCTCGTTAGAAACACTTCGCCAATGGATGATTGCCGACAACCTTTGGATCCCGCACTCACAACGAAAACCTAGAGTCTATCAACCTCGTTACCGTCGAGACTGTCTTGGAGAATTGATTCAGATAGATGGCTCACATCATGACTGGTTTGAGGGCCGCAGCGACAAATGCTGCCTACTGGTGTTCATTGATGATGCGACTGGCCGCTTGATGAACCTAAGATTCAGTGAGACAGAATCCGCGTTTGATTACATGCTGACCACGCGTGAATACCTTAATGAGCACGGTAAACCCATCGCATTTTACAGTGACAAGCACTCGATTTTTCGAGTGAATCAGGAGAAACACAAACAAGTTGGCCAAACTCAATACGGGCGCGTGTTGAAAGAACTGGCCATAGAACTCATCTGTGCCAACAGCTCCCAAGCCAAAGGACGCGTGGAGCGAGCCAACCTCACGCTGCAAGACCGGCTGGTTAAAGAGATGCGCTTACAAGGTATCGACACCATCGAACAAGCCAACGCCTGGCTTCCCTACTTCATCGCCGATTTTAACCATCGCTTTGCTAAGCCCGCTCAATACCCAAAAGACATGCATCGTCCGGTTCGAGAGTCCAAGCAAGAACTCGACGATATTTTCAGTTGGCAAGAAACCCGCAAGCTCTCAAAGTCGCTGACATTTCAATACGATAAAGTGATTTATCTCATTGAACCTACTAAAGAAAACAGCCGACTAGCGCACGAACATGTCAAGATACTCGACTACCCAAACGGTGAAATCGCCATCCAATACGGGCATCGAAAACTCGAATTCAAAACCTTCGACAAACTCGAGCAAGTTCAACAAACCCAAATCGTCGACAACAAACGCCTCGGCCAAGTTTTAAAGTTTGCTCAGCAACAACAAGAAGAATTCGAACAACAACAGCAACGAACTCGCAGTAAGAAAGCCCCCAAACGCCGCGCACAGCAAAAAGCCCTTCAAACAATCAACCCAGTCCTCACCGAACCATTCAAAGCCTCCAGTCGAAAGACCTAA